The Neovison vison isolate M4711 chromosome 5, ASM_NN_V1, whole genome shotgun sequence genome includes a region encoding these proteins:
- the GRN gene encoding progranulin codes for MWTVVSWVALVAGLVAGTQCPDGQFCPGACCLDPGGASYSCCHPVPGQWPTVLSRQLGRPCRVDAHCSPGYSCLLTVSGTSSCCPFPEAVSCADGHHCCPRGYHCSADGRSCFQRSDTNPLGAIQCPDSRFECPNSSTCCTMRDGSWGCCPMPQASCCEDKVHCCPHGTSCDLAHARCLTATGSHPLAKKIPAQRSNGAVILCPDGQSQCPDGSTCCQLPSGKYGCCPMPNAICCSDHLHCCPQDTVCDLVQSKCLSKENATDLLTKLPANAVQEVKCDMEVSCPDGYTCCRLQSGAWGCCPFAQAVCCEDHVHCCPAGFKCDTAKGTCEQKARQMPWVVRTPARLRLPIPQAVENDVPCDNITSCPSSSTCCRLASGEWGCCPAPEAVCCSDHKHCCPHGYTCLAEGHCQKGSKTVTGLEKMPARQASLSHRRDMGCDQHTSCPVGQTCCPSLSGGWACCQLPHAVCCEDRQHCCPAGYTCNVKARSCEKEADSAHLAARLAHGSRVAVGNVECGAGHFCHDNQTCCRDSRGGWACCPYRQGVCCADQRHCCPAGFRCGAKGTKCLRRESLRWDMPLRDPAPRQLL; via the exons ATGTGGACCGTGGTGAGCTGGGTGGCCTTAGTGGCAGGGCTGGTGGCTGGAACACAGTGCCCAGATGGTCAGTTCTGCCCTGGGGCCTGCTGCCTGGACCCAGGAGGAGCGAGCTACAGTTGCTGCCATCCTGTTCCG GGCCAGTGGCCCACAGTGCTGAGCAGGCAGCTGGGGCGCCCCTGCCGGGTAGATGCCCACTGCTCTCCTGGCTACTCCTGCCTCCTCACCGTCTCTGGGACCTCCAGCTGCTGCCCGTTCCCAGAG GCCGTGTCCTGCGCTGATGGCCACCACTGCTGCCCTCGGGGCTACCACTGCAGCGCCGACGGGCGGTCCTGCTTCCAGAGATCAG ATACCAACCCCTTGGGTGCCATCCAGTGCCCTGACAGCCGGTTCGAATGCCCCAACTCCTCCACGTGCTGCACTATGCGAGatggctcctggggctgctgcccCATGCCCCAG GCTTCTTGCTGCGAAGACAAGGTGCACTGCTGTCCCCATGGGACATCCTGCGACCTGGCTCATGCCCGCTGCCTCACGGCCACAGGCTCCCACCCCCTAGCAAAGAAGATCCCCGCACAGAGGAGTAATGGGGCAG TGATCTTATGCCCAGATGGGCAGTCCCAGTGTCCTGATGGTTCTACCTGCTGCCAGCTGCCCAGTGGGAAGTATGGCTGCTGCCCGATGCCTAAT GCCATCTGTTGCTCGGACCACCTGCACTGTTGCCCCCAGGACACTGTGTGCGACCTAGTCCAGAGTAAGTGCCTCTCCAAGGAGAACGCTACGGACCTCCTCACCAAGCTGCCCGCAAATGCAG TGCAGGAGGTGAAATGTGACATGGAGGTGAGCTGCCCAGATGGCTACACCTGCTGCCGCCTGCAGTCGGGGGCCTGGGGCTGCTGCCCTTTCGCCCAG GCTGTGTGCTGTGAAGACCACGTACACTGCTGCCCAGCTGGGTTTAAATGTGACACAGCGAAGGGCACCTGTGAACAGAAGGCTCGCCAGATGCCCTGGGTGGTGCGGACCCCAGCCCGCCTTCGCCTGCCAATCCCCCAGGCGGTGGAGAACGATGTCCCCTGTGATAACATCACCAGCTGTCCCTCCTCCAGTACCTGCTGTCGACTGGCATCTGGGGAGTGGGGCTGCTGTCCTGCCCCAGAG gctGTCTGCTGCTCAGACCACAAGCATTGCTGCCCCCATGGCTACACGTGCTTGGCCGAGGGCCATTGTCAGAAGGGAAGCAAGACGGTGACTGGATTGGAGAAGATGCCTGCCCGCCAGGCCTCCCTGTCTCACCGCAGAGACATGGGCTGTGACCAGCACACCAGCTGCCCCGTGGGGCAGACCTGCTGCCCCAGCCTGAGTGGGGGCTGGGCCTGCTGCCAGTTGCCTCAC GCTGTGTGCTGTGAGGACCGCCAGCACTGCTGCCCAGCTGGGTACACGTGCAACGTGAAGGCCCGATCCTGCGAGAAGGAGGCGGACTCGGCCCACCTGGCTGCCCGCCTGGCCCATGGCTCTCGCGTGGCTGTGGGAAACGTGGAGTGTGGGGCAGGGCACTTTTGCCACGATAACCAGACCTGCTGTAGAGACAGCCGAGGGGGCTGGGCCTGTTGTCCCTATCGCCAG GGTGTCTGCTGTGCAGATCAGCGTCACTGCTGCCCCGCAGGCTTCCGTTGTGGGGCCAAGGGCACCAAGTGTCTGCGAAGGGAGAGCCTGCGCTGGGACATGCCACTGAGGGACCCAGCCCCGAGACAGCTGTTGTGA